The following proteins are encoded in a genomic region of Mycteria americana isolate JAX WOST 10 ecotype Jacksonville Zoo and Gardens chromosome 14, USCA_MyAme_1.0, whole genome shotgun sequence:
- the JPH2 gene encoding junctophilin-2 isoform X4, which translates to MSGGRFDFDDGGAYCGGWEGGKAHGHGICTGPKGQGEYSGSWNYGFEVVGIYTWPSGNTYEGYWSQGKRHGLGIETKGRWVYRGEWTHGFKGRYGARQSMSSGAKYEGTWNNGLQDGYGTETYADGESIR; encoded by the coding sequence ATGAGCGGCGGCAGGTTTGATTTCGATGATGGAGGTGCCTATTgcgggggctgggaagggggcaaaGCCCACGGGCACGGCATCTGCACCGGCCCCAAGGGCCAGGGCGAGTACTCGGGCTCCTGGAACTACGGCTTCGAAGTGGTGGGCATATACACATGGCCCAGTGGCAACACCTACGAAGGCTACTGGTCCCAAGGCAAGAGGCATGGCCTAGGAATCGAGACCAAAGGACGGTGGGTTTACAGAGGCGAGTGGACCCATGGCTTTAAGGGACGGTACGGCGCGAGGCAGAGCATGAGCAGCGGAGCCAAGTACGAGGGTACCTGGAATAACGGCCTGCAGGATGGCTATGGCACCGAGACGTATGCAGACGGAG